The Streptomyces rimosus genomic interval CACGAGCTCAGCCTATGTCGCCCCACCGGGGCCGGGCCGAGGTGCAACCAGCGGTAACTTCCCGCCGCATACCCCCTACCGCTCGGTACGTCCGTGTCCTACCCTCCAATCGTGCCAGTGATTGCTGGCGCGGTTGAGGCCAAGGTTCACAGTATCGACGGTCGAACTCGGGAGGCGGCGGCATGGCCGAGCGCGAACACGAGCACGTACGGGTGGCGGTGATCGGATCGGGGTTCGGGGGTCTGGGGGCGGCCGTACGGCTGCGGCGCCAGGGGATCACCGACTTCGTGGTCCTGGAGCGGGCCGGCTCGGTGGGCGGCACCTGGCGTGACAACAGCTATCCGGGATGCGCGTGCGACGTGCCCTCGCACCTGTACTCGTTCTCCTTCGCGCCCAACCCCGAGTGGCCGCGCAACTTCTCCGGGCAGCCGCATATCCGCGCGTACCTGGAGCGGGTCACCGACACCTTCGGGCTGCGGCCGCACATCCGCTTCGACTCGGAGGTGCGCAGCCTGCGGTGGAACGGGGAGGAGCTGTACTGGGAGGTGGAGACGGCCAGCGGGTCGCTGACCGCCGATGTGGTGGTGTCCGCGACCGGGCCGCTGTCCGACCCCAAGGTGCCGGACGTTTTGGGGCTGGACTCCTTCCCGGGCAAGGTCTTCCACTCCGCGCGCTGGGATCACGACTACGACCTGCGCGGCAAGCGCGTCGCGATGATCGGTACGGGCGCCTCGGCGATCCAGATCGTGCCGTCCATACAACCGACGGTCGACCGGCTCACCCTCTTCCAGCGCACCCCGGCCTGGGTGCTGCCGCGCGCCGACCGGAAGATCAGCGGCCTGGAGCGCTGGCTGCACGCCAAGGTGCCGGCGACCCGGGCCGCGCGCCGCGGGCTGCTGTGGGGGATCAGGGAGTTGCAGGTCAGCGCGTTCACCAAGCGGCCGAACGAGCTGGGCCTGATCGAGCGCCTGGCCAAGGGGCACATGAAGCGCTCCGTCAAGGATCCGGTGCTGCGGGCGAAGCTGACGCCGGACTACCGGATCGGGTGCAAGCGCATCCTGCTGTCGAACTCGTACTACCCGGCGCTCACGCAGCCGAATGTGGACGTGGTGGCAAGCGGTCTGAAGGAGGTCCGGGGCAAGGTGCTGGTCGCCTCGGACGGTACGGAGACCGAGGCCGACGCGATCGTCTTCGGTACGGGCTTCCACGTGACGGACATGCCGATCGCGCACCGCGTGACCGGCGCCAACGGCACCACGCTCGCCGAGGAGTGGAAGGACGGCATGGAGGCGCTGCGCGGCACGACCGCCGCCGGCTTCCCCAACTTCCTCACCATCATCGGGCCCAACACGGGGCTGGGGAACAGCTCGATGATCCTGATGATCGAGTCCCAGCTCAACTACCTGGTCGACTTCATGCGGCAGCTGGACGTACTGGGCGGGAAGATCGCGCTGAACGCCCGTCCTTCGGCGGTGCACGCCTGGACGCGCGGCGTCCAGAAGCGGATGGAGCGGACCGTGTGGAACACCGGGGGCTGCGACAGCTGGTACCTGGACTCCAACGGGCGCAACACGACCGCCTGGCCCGGCACCACGGCCGAGTTCCGTAAGGTGACGCGGCAGGTGGACCTCGCCGAGTACGAGGTGCTGCGCGTCCCGGCGGCCCGCAGGGGCGAGCGGTCCGCGCAGACCGTGAAGGCGGTGGCGTAATGGCACCGACCCCCATGGCCGCCGGACCGTACGCGCCGCCCGCGCCGCGCCGGCAGCTGACCGCGGCCTCGGCCGACGGGTCCCGGCTGTACGTGGAGGTCCACGGGCCGGACGGCGCCGAGGCCCCCGCCGTCGTCCTCTCGCACGGCTGGACCTGCTCGACCGCCTTCTGGGCCCCCGTCGTACGGGACCTGGCCGCCGACCACAAGGTCATCGTCTACGACCAGCGGGGACACGGCCGTACCCCTGCCGTCGGCCCCCGCGGCTACACCACCACCGCGCTCGCCGACGACCTGGTGGCCGTGCTCGGCGCGGCGCTGGAGCCGGGGGAGCGGGCCGTGCTGGCCGGGCA includes:
- a CDS encoding flavin-containing monooxygenase, whose product is MAEREHEHVRVAVIGSGFGGLGAAVRLRRQGITDFVVLERAGSVGGTWRDNSYPGCACDVPSHLYSFSFAPNPEWPRNFSGQPHIRAYLERVTDTFGLRPHIRFDSEVRSLRWNGEELYWEVETASGSLTADVVVSATGPLSDPKVPDVLGLDSFPGKVFHSARWDHDYDLRGKRVAMIGTGASAIQIVPSIQPTVDRLTLFQRTPAWVLPRADRKISGLERWLHAKVPATRAARRGLLWGIRELQVSAFTKRPNELGLIERLAKGHMKRSVKDPVLRAKLTPDYRIGCKRILLSNSYYPALTQPNVDVVASGLKEVRGKVLVASDGTETEADAIVFGTGFHVTDMPIAHRVTGANGTTLAEEWKDGMEALRGTTAAGFPNFLTIIGPNTGLGNSSMILMIESQLNYLVDFMRQLDVLGGKIALNARPSAVHAWTRGVQKRMERTVWNTGGCDSWYLDSNGRNTTAWPGTTAEFRKVTRQVDLAEYEVLRVPAARRGERSAQTVKAVA